GACTACTTCAAAGAAGAGGCCATCGAATGGGCGTGGGAGTTCTCGGTCGACTGGCTGAAGCTCGACCCGAAAAAGATTCATATTACCGTTTACGAAGACGACGACGAGGCCATTCAAATCTGGAATAAGAAGGCCGGCGTTCCGCTGGAGCGCATCACCCGACTCGGCAAAGATACGAACTGGTGGGGACCGGCCGGCGATTCCGGTCCGTGCGGCCCCTGTTCTGAGCTCTATCTCGATCGCGGCGCCCACATCTGCAAAGGGCCGACGGGCTGCGGCGATCCCGATACGTGTAAGCCCGGCTCGGACTGTGACCGCTACCTTGAATACTGGAATCTTGTCTTCAATCAGTTTAACCAGGATACGCGAGGACAGCTGCATCCGCTGCCGCGAACAGGCATCGATACGGGCGCCGGTCTCGAACGCATCGTCGCGCTTCTCGGTAACACCGATACCGTTTACGAAACCGACGAGCTGGTGCGCATCCGCACGAAGGTGCAGGAGCTTGTGAAAGAATCGACGGGCAAAATGCCCGAGATCAACGATACGACGCTGGCCGCCTTTCGCGTACTCACCGATCATGCGCGCTCGTCGACGTTCGCCCTCTCTGACGGGATTCTGCCCGATAACACCGGCCGCGGTTACGTCGTTCGCCGCATCATCCGGCGTGCGCTTCTTTTCGCACATCATCTGGGCGTGAACGAGCCTATCCTGCATCGCCTGCATCCCGAGGTCGTCTCGATTTACGGTTCTTTTTATCCGGAGCTTGTCGCCGAACAGAAGAAGGTTCATGACATCCTGCTCTCTGAAGAACAGCGCTTTCTCACGACGCTTGAAACGGGCGTTCGTAAATGGGATGAATACCTTGCCGAAGCGAAGGCGGCGAAGGCGAAGGTCTTCCCCGGCAAACAGGCCTTCACGCTCTATGACACGTTCGGATTCCCGCTTGAGATGACGATTGAGTTAGCCGAACGCAACGGCATGACGGTCGACCTGAAAGAATTCGAGCGACTGATGGAAGAGCAGCGCGAAAAGGCCCGCACGGGAGCGAACTGGAAGGACTTCAAGCTGCCGGCCGACTTTCCGATCAGCGACGAAACGCGCACCGAGTTTGTCGGTTATGATACGCTTTCGGATGAAGGCGCCGTCATCGGCATGATCATCGGCGATCATACGACGTCACAGATGAAGGCCGGCGACGAAGGCATGATCGCGACATCTCGCAGTCCGTTTTATCCCGAAGGCGGCGGCCAGCAGGGCGATACGGGATTTCTTGTAGCTAAAGGCGGACGCTTTCGCGTCGAAGATACGCGTAAAAAAGGCGAGCTCATCTTTCATATCGGCCGTCTCGAAGAAGGGGCTCTGAAAACGGGCGATCGCATAGAACTCAAGGTCGATACGGATCGTCGTACGCTGCTCATCGGCCATCACAGCGCCACACATCTTCTGAACAGCGGATTGCGATCCGTTCTGGGCACGCACATCTTGCAAACCGGATCGCTCGTATCGCCCGACTATCTGCGCTTTGACTTCTCGCATCCGAAACGCATGGAGCCTGACGAGATCGAACAGGTCGAGCGTTCGGTAATCAAAGCCATCATGGCAAAGGCAAAGGTCGAGGCGAAGATCCTTCCTATCGACGAAGCGAAGAAAACGGGCGCGATCGCCACGTTCGGCGAGAAATACGGCGAGCAGGTGCGCGTGATCACGATGGGAGAGCGACAGGGCGAGAACGAGCCCTACTCCGTCGAGTTCTGCGGCGGATGCCACGTGAAAAACACGGGCGACATCGCCCTCTTTCATATTCTGCGTGAATCCAGCCCCGGTGCCGGTAACCGTCGCATTGAGGCCGTCGCCGGCAAACGCGTCACGGCCTACTTCGATGAGCAGTTCTCTGAGCTTCGCGCCGAGCAGATGCGCCTGCTTGACGAGATCGCCACTCATAAGGTCGATCTGCAGGCGGAATCAAAAGATCTGAAAGCCCTGGCGTTACCCGACGTGAAGGCCATCGAGTCGTCGCTGGAAAAAGATCCCGAGCAGAGCATTGTCTTTGAAAAACGTATTCGCGATGCTCGCGAGGCTCTGAAGTCGATCGAGAAGCGTATGCGAAAGGCACTCGCAAAAGGACCCGCCGACGGAGCAGAACTTGCGGAGTCCCTCCTTGCTTCGGCGAAATCGACGGGCGCCTTCAAGGTCGTCGTCGCACGACCGGATTCTCTGGACGGCCAGGCATTGAAGGCCCTTGCCGACGTCTTACGAGAACGCGAGTCGAAGCTCATTCTTCTTGCCGGCTCGGCTACCGAGAAAGGCCCCGTCCTTGTTTACAGCTGCACGGCCGAAGCCGTAAAAGTCGGGCTTGACTGTTCTGACCTGATACGGCAGACTTCTGCTCATATCGGCGGCAAAGGCGGCGGAAAGAAAGACATGGCACAGGCCGGCGGCACGCTCGTCGAAGGGATCGAGAAGGCCCTTGCCGAGGCCACAGCGCTTGTCGAGGCCCGACTGGCGGGAAAATAAAACCGGGCGGCTTCATCGCCGAAGCGAAAACCCTGAAAAGGAGCGAACATGGCAGAGTATTCATTTGACGTCGTTTATAAAGTCGACGAGCAGGAGTTATCCAACGCCATCAATCAGACGCTGAAAGAAGCAAGTACTCGCTTCGACTTTCGCGGAGCGACCATCGAGATCGAACGCGAGAAAGACGGCATTCACATGGCTTCGTCCGACGAGATGAAGCTGAACCAGCTCATCGATATGCTTCAGAGCAAGCTCGTGAAACGCGAGATCAGCCTGAAGGCCTTTAAGTTCGGGGAGTTCGAGAAGAACATCTCGGGCAGGGTGAAATGCAAGGTGACGACGCAGAACGGCCTGTCCACCGAGCAGTGCAAGACGGTGACGAAGCTGATCAAAGACTCCGCTCTGAAAGTGACGACGCGACAGCAGGGTGATGCGGTGCGCGTAACGGGAAAGAGCAAGGATGATCTACAAGCAGTCATGAAGATGCTGCGTCAGAGCGAGATCGATTTCGCCGTCACCTTCGACAACTACCGTTAACATGGGAAGCCTCGACGAAGCGCGATCGTTGCTCGAATCAGGAGACTTTGCCGGCGCCGTTCAGGCGATAGGCGAGCTGCTCGAACGACATCCTGAGAACTCCGATCTGATGTCGGGGTTCTATGCCGCTTCGTACTGGGAACACCGACAGGCGCTGTTAACGCAGGCTCCGGCAGGCAAGCTGTCCGGCGCCTATCTGCTCGACGAATGGAACGCCTTTGAATCCCTGCTTCGCGATAAAAAGCTCGACCTGACGCCGTCCGTCGACTCGGCGATGAGAGCCGTGCTCAATCATGCGGCCCGTCAGTTTCGCCACCGCTTCAAAGAAGGATCGGTGGGTACTGAAGACATGGCGGCGCTGCTGCAGCTCTCGCGTAACATGATGCGTCTGCGCGATTACCGCAACGCTCGCGATCTGCTCGGCTTCGCCCTTCAGCTTCAGCCGCATCGTCCCGAAACGATGATGCTTCTTGGCGAATGCAGGGCCCTTGTCGGCGACGAAGAAAAAGACGCTCTTGAATACGAGAAAGGGCTCGGAACGATGCGAGACGCCTTTCTTCTGAATAACGCTCCTCTTGATGTGCAGGCCTATCGCTCCTCGCCGGCCTCTGAAATCGTCGGTGAACTTAATTTTCGCTTCAGCGGCGA
This region of Leptonema illini DSM 21528 genomic DNA includes:
- the alaS gene encoding alanine--tRNA ligase; translated protein: MKALTCAELRKLWIEFFESKKHLQLPSASLLPAGDPTLLFTSAGMVPFKAYFEGAETPPSPRIATIQKCLRTTDLEVVGKTARHCTFFEMLGNFSFGDYFKEEAIEWAWEFSVDWLKLDPKKIHITVYEDDDEAIQIWNKKAGVPLERITRLGKDTNWWGPAGDSGPCGPCSELYLDRGAHICKGPTGCGDPDTCKPGSDCDRYLEYWNLVFNQFNQDTRGQLHPLPRTGIDTGAGLERIVALLGNTDTVYETDELVRIRTKVQELVKESTGKMPEINDTTLAAFRVLTDHARSSTFALSDGILPDNTGRGYVVRRIIRRALLFAHHLGVNEPILHRLHPEVVSIYGSFYPELVAEQKKVHDILLSEEQRFLTTLETGVRKWDEYLAEAKAAKAKVFPGKQAFTLYDTFGFPLEMTIELAERNGMTVDLKEFERLMEEQREKARTGANWKDFKLPADFPISDETRTEFVGYDTLSDEGAVIGMIIGDHTTSQMKAGDEGMIATSRSPFYPEGGGQQGDTGFLVAKGGRFRVEDTRKKGELIFHIGRLEEGALKTGDRIELKVDTDRRTLLIGHHSATHLLNSGLRSVLGTHILQTGSLVSPDYLRFDFSHPKRMEPDEIEQVERSVIKAIMAKAKVEAKILPIDEAKKTGAIATFGEKYGEQVRVITMGERQGENEPYSVEFCGGCHVKNTGDIALFHILRESSPGAGNRRIEAVAGKRVTAYFDEQFSELRAEQMRLLDEIATHKVDLQAESKDLKALALPDVKAIESSLEKDPEQSIVFEKRIRDAREALKSIEKRMRKALAKGPADGAELAESLLASAKSTGAFKVVVARPDSLDGQALKALADVLRERESKLILLAGSATEKGPVLVYSCTAEAVKVGLDCSDLIRQTSAHIGGKGGGKKDMAQAGGTLVEGIEKALAEATALVEARLAGK
- a CDS encoding tetratricopeptide repeat protein; protein product: MGSLDEARSLLESGDFAGAVQAIGELLERHPENSDLMSGFYAASYWEHRQALLTQAPAGKLSGAYLLDEWNAFESLLRDKKLDLTPSVDSAMRAVLNHAARQFRHRFKEGSVGTEDMAALLQLSRNMMRLRDYRNARDLLGFALQLQPHRPETMMLLGECRALVGDEEKDALEYEKGLGTMRDAFLLNNAPLDVQAYRSSPASEIVGELNFRFSGEEKERVALWLPAEWMTAVLDHPHLRRLQSDEILQIEEECMRLERDLPTLDDRYREKAAARLCFYSLVLLHSLYHHYDNEARRDELITLIGRLRPGLLNRSRLSEN
- a CDS encoding YajQ family cyclic di-GMP-binding protein, which produces MAEYSFDVVYKVDEQELSNAINQTLKEASTRFDFRGATIEIEREKDGIHMASSDEMKLNQLIDMLQSKLVKREISLKAFKFGEFEKNISGRVKCKVTTQNGLSTEQCKTVTKLIKDSALKVTTRQQGDAVRVTGKSKDDLQAVMKMLRQSEIDFAVTFDNYR